In Elusimicrobiaceae bacterium, a genomic segment contains:
- the gatB gene encoding Asp-tRNA(Asn)/Glu-tRNA(Gln) amidotransferase subunit GatB, which produces MTTQFEPVIGLEIHVQLASKTKMFCTCPNGMDESSGPNTEICPRCSGQPGTLPVMNEGAVRLGVRAGLALGCKTNEVSSFERKHYFYPDLPKGYQITQNAHPVNGRGEIEITFGPKTNLQKKKIGIHHAHLEEDAAKSSHTAQYSVVDYNRAGCPLLEIVSMPDMRSADEAYAYLTEIKRLMKWVDASNCDMEKGELRVDVNVSLRPVGQEKFGTRTEIKNLNSFKAVRDAINFEIARQTEVLSKGEKVIQQTLLWDKEQNITKPMRSKEDALDYRYFPEPDLPPLILRKDRLEKIKAEMPELPAAKETKFMELGLSAYDAGVLTITRHTAEYFEAVLAAGAPAKAAANWITTDLLGALHAENKEIEDSPITAANLAELIALVESGKISRTQAKTVFEKMYQTGEKAGVLVEKLGLSQVSDEGQLVAWAQEAINETPKAVADFKKGNRAAVGALVGAVMRKSKGKANPKRMNEILVELLSK; this is translated from the coding sequence ATCGGTCTTGAAATACATGTACAATTGGCCAGCAAAACCAAAATGTTTTGCACGTGTCCGAACGGAATGGATGAGAGTTCTGGTCCCAATACGGAAATTTGTCCCCGCTGTAGCGGTCAGCCGGGCACTTTGCCCGTGATGAACGAAGGTGCTGTGCGTTTGGGTGTGCGCGCCGGCTTGGCATTAGGTTGTAAGACTAACGAAGTATCTTCTTTTGAACGCAAACATTATTTCTATCCGGATTTGCCCAAAGGCTATCAAATTACCCAAAACGCTCATCCGGTTAACGGCCGCGGAGAAATTGAAATTACTTTTGGACCCAAAACCAATTTGCAGAAGAAAAAAATTGGCATTCATCATGCCCATTTGGAAGAAGACGCCGCTAAATCTTCGCATACAGCTCAATATTCGGTCGTAGATTATAACCGTGCGGGTTGCCCGCTGTTGGAGATTGTATCTATGCCGGATATGCGCTCAGCCGATGAGGCCTATGCCTATTTGACGGAAATTAAACGCTTGATGAAATGGGTGGATGCTTCCAACTGTGATATGGAAAAAGGCGAACTGCGCGTAGATGTGAATGTGTCTTTACGTCCGGTCGGACAAGAAAAATTCGGTACTCGCACCGAGATTAAAAATCTAAACTCTTTCAAAGCCGTACGCGATGCGATTAATTTTGAAATTGCCCGCCAGACGGAAGTGCTAAGTAAAGGCGAGAAAGTCATTCAGCAGACTTTGTTGTGGGACAAAGAACAAAATATCACTAAACCCATGCGCTCTAAAGAAGATGCTTTGGATTATCGGTATTTCCCGGAGCCGGATTTGCCGCCTTTGATTTTGCGCAAAGACCGTTTAGAAAAAATCAAAGCGGAAATGCCGGAATTACCCGCCGCTAAAGAAACCAAATTTATGGAGCTTGGCTTGTCTGCTTATGATGCTGGCGTGCTGACGATTACCCGCCACACGGCAGAATATTTTGAGGCGGTGCTAGCCGCCGGAGCCCCCGCTAAGGCGGCCGCCAACTGGATTACCACTGATTTACTGGGTGCTTTGCACGCAGAAAATAAAGAAATCGAAGATAGCCCCATTACGGCGGCTAATTTGGCGGAGTTAATTGCCTTGGTGGAAAGTGGCAAAATTTCCCGCACGCAGGCCAAAACCGTATTTGAAAAAATGTATCAAACCGGAGAGAAAGCCGGTGTGTTAGTAGAGAAATTAGGGCTTTCTCAGGTGTCTGATGAAGGGCAACTTGTCGCGTGGGCACAGGAAGCCATTAACGAAACGCCCAAAGCGGTGGCAGACTTTAAGAAAGGCAACCGCGCCGCGGTGGGTGCCTTGGTGGGGGCCGTAATGCGCAAGAGTAAAGGCAAGGCCAACCCCAAGCGCATGAACGAGATATTAGTAGAATTGTTAAGCAAATAA